A window of Pantoea agglomerans contains these coding sequences:
- the ypdK gene encoding membrane protein YpdK, giving the protein MKYALMGISFFALLWLGTFVLML; this is encoded by the coding sequence GTGAAATACGCCTTGATGGGAATCTCTTTCTTTGCGCTGCTTTGGCTCGGCACATTTGTGCTGATGCTGTAG
- a CDS encoding MFS transporter produces the protein MNAQPAAAPTPQPFTLRLALGLVGVLIAALTSGLNDRVTDIALADIRAAIGVSYDQGSWIVSAYQAAEVAAMMIAPWFAVTFSLRRFSLTVSTGFMLCGILLPLAPSPGSFIALRVVQGLFGGALPPMLMTVALRFLPPPLKLYGLGGYALTATFGPNMAASLAAFWTDDVSWMFVFWQVVPLMLIAMLLFGWGLPQDPLRLERFKQIDLFGMLTGCSGMALLVLGLTQGERLDWFDSPLIAAMLLAAAPLLLVFLINEWFHPLPLFRLQMLSRRNLTHGLLALATVLIVSLSGSALPSAYFGQVEGFRTLQFAPLALTVGLPQLLIAPLVAALLNIRWIDCRWVLAVGVALLIAACLLGAQITSDWARQNFWTLQILQAFGQPMVILPILMSATSVVAPPEGPFASAMFNTVRGFSSVAASVLVEVFLSHREKIHSNILLDQAASRPWLMSAPSSAEASASRPLLMDGSVSSSENLSGFATLVKHQATVLSLSDSWLMLIAFAALLLLLTGWLPKRVWPPQTLIQPASSTSRK, from the coding sequence ATGAACGCTCAGCCTGCCGCTGCGCCGACGCCGCAACCCTTTACGCTTCGCCTTGCGCTGGGACTGGTCGGCGTGCTTATCGCCGCCCTGACTTCGGGCCTTAACGATCGCGTTACCGATATCGCGCTGGCGGATATTCGCGCCGCTATTGGCGTCAGCTATGACCAGGGGAGCTGGATCGTCTCTGCCTACCAGGCCGCCGAAGTCGCGGCAATGATGATTGCGCCCTGGTTTGCCGTCACCTTCTCGCTGCGCCGTTTTTCGCTGACGGTGTCGACCGGCTTTATGCTGTGCGGCATCCTGCTGCCGCTGGCCCCCTCGCCCGGCAGCTTTATCGCCCTGCGCGTAGTGCAGGGGCTGTTCGGCGGCGCACTGCCGCCGATGCTGATGACGGTGGCGCTGCGCTTTCTGCCGCCGCCGCTCAAGCTCTACGGTCTGGGCGGCTATGCGCTGACGGCGACCTTCGGCCCGAATATGGCCGCCTCGCTGGCGGCCTTCTGGACCGATGACGTCAGCTGGATGTTTGTATTCTGGCAGGTGGTGCCGCTGATGCTTATCGCCATGCTGCTGTTCGGCTGGGGCCTGCCGCAGGATCCGCTGCGCCTGGAGCGTTTTAAGCAGATTGACCTGTTCGGCATGCTCACCGGCTGCAGCGGTATGGCGCTGCTGGTGCTGGGGCTCACCCAGGGCGAGCGTCTGGACTGGTTCGACTCGCCGCTGATCGCCGCTATGCTGCTCGCCGCCGCGCCGCTGCTGCTGGTATTTCTGATTAACGAATGGTTTCACCCGCTGCCGCTGTTTCGGCTGCAGATGCTGTCGCGCCGCAATCTGACGCATGGCCTGCTGGCGCTGGCAACCGTGCTGATCGTCTCGCTCTCCGGCTCGGCGCTGCCCTCCGCCTACTTTGGCCAGGTAGAGGGCTTCCGCACCCTGCAGTTTGCGCCGCTGGCGTTGACCGTTGGCCTGCCGCAGCTGCTGATCGCGCCGCTGGTCGCCGCGCTGCTGAATATCCGCTGGATCGACTGTCGCTGGGTGCTGGCGGTGGGCGTCGCGCTGCTGATCGCCGCCTGTCTGCTCGGCGCGCAGATCACCAGCGACTGGGCGCGCCAGAACTTCTGGACGCTGCAAATACTGCAGGCGTTCGGCCAGCCGATGGTGATCCTGCCGATTCTGATGAGCGCCACCAGCGTGGTAGCGCCGCCGGAAGGCCCCTTCGCCTCGGCGATGTTTAATACCGTGCGCGGCTTTTCCAGCGTCGCGGCCTCGGTGCTGGTAGAGGTGTTCCTCAGCCACCGCGAAAAGATCCACTCCAATATTTTGCTGGATCAGGCCGCCAGCCGCCCCTGGCTGATGAGCGCGCCCAGCAGCGCGGAGGCCAGCGCCAGTCGGCCGCTGCTTATGGACGGCAGCGTCAGCAGCAGTGAAAACCTGAGCGGCTTCGCCACGCTGGTTAAGCATCAGGCCACCGTACTCAGCCTGAGCGACAGCTGGCTGATGCTGATTGCCTTCGCCGCGCTGCTGCTGCTGCTGACCGGCTGGCTGCCGAAGCGCGTCTGGCCGCCGCAAACCCTGATTCAACCTGCTTCTTCGACATCGAGAAAATAA
- a CDS encoding MFS transporter, with the protein MNQSISPSYQRTRWLTLFGTIITQFALGSVYTWSLFNGQLAAKLDEPVSQVAFSFGLLSLGLAVASSLAGKLQERFGVRRVTIGAGILMALGFWLTAHASNLMMLYLSAGIMVGLADGAGYLMTLSNCVKWFPERKGVISACAIGAYGLGSLGFKFICGALLGAVGLEQTFILWGLMAMGMILVGALMMRDAPVQRAAGPVAQQARDYTLAESVRLPQYWMLAMMFLTACMSGLYVIGVAKDIGEGLVHLSTQTAANAVTIIAIANLSGRLVLGVLSDKMARIRVISLAQIVSLAGMSILLFTRMNETTFFLSIACVAFSFGGTITVFPSLVSDFFGLNNLTKNYGLLYLGFGIGSVLGSLVASLFGGFTVTFSLIMTLLVMSLLLSLIIRLPQRQPLAGQQLQRSGG; encoded by the coding sequence ATGAACCAGTCAATATCCCCCTCTTACCAGCGTACCCGCTGGCTGACATTATTCGGCACCATCATTACCCAGTTCGCGCTGGGGTCGGTCTATACCTGGAGTTTGTTTAACGGCCAGCTCGCCGCAAAACTGGATGAGCCGGTCAGTCAGGTCGCCTTTTCCTTTGGGCTGTTAAGCCTGGGGCTGGCGGTCGCCTCCTCGCTGGCGGGGAAATTACAGGAGCGTTTTGGCGTGCGGCGGGTCACTATCGGCGCAGGCATTCTGATGGCGCTGGGCTTCTGGCTGACGGCCCACGCCAGCAACCTGATGATGCTCTATCTCAGTGCCGGCATTATGGTCGGGCTGGCGGATGGCGCGGGCTACCTGATGACGCTGTCAAACTGTGTGAAGTGGTTCCCGGAGCGCAAAGGGGTGATTTCAGCCTGCGCCATCGGCGCGTACGGTCTCGGCAGCCTGGGCTTTAAGTTTATCTGCGGCGCGCTGCTGGGGGCGGTCGGCCTGGAGCAGACCTTTATTCTCTGGGGACTGATGGCAATGGGCATGATCCTGGTCGGTGCGCTGATGATGCGCGATGCGCCGGTTCAGCGCGCAGCCGGGCCGGTTGCCCAGCAGGCGCGTGACTACACCCTGGCTGAGTCGGTGCGGCTGCCGCAATACTGGATGCTGGCGATGATGTTCCTGACCGCCTGCATGAGCGGCCTCTATGTCATCGGCGTGGCGAAAGATATTGGCGAAGGCCTGGTGCATCTCAGCACACAAACGGCGGCCAACGCCGTCACCATTATCGCTATCGCCAACCTCAGCGGTCGGCTGGTGCTGGGCGTGCTGTCCGATAAAATGGCCCGCATTCGGGTGATTTCGCTGGCGCAGATCGTTTCGCTGGCGGGCATGAGTATCCTGCTGTTTACCCGCATGAATGAAACTACCTTCTTTCTCTCTATCGCCTGCGTCGCCTTCAGCTTCGGCGGCACCATTACCGTCTTCCCGTCGCTGGTGAGCGATTTCTTCGGCCTCAACAACCTGACGAAAAACTATGGCCTGCTCTATCTCGGCTTCGGTATCGGCAGCGTACTCGGCTCGCTGGTGGCGTCACTGTTTGGCGGCTTTACCGTTACCTTTAGCCTGATTATGACGCTGCTGGTGATGTCGCTGCTGCTGTCGCTGATCATTCGCCTGCCGCAGCGCCAGCCGCTTGCCGGGCAACAGCTGCAGCGCAGCGGAGGTTGA
- a CDS encoding SMP-30/gluconolactonase/LRE family protein — protein MKPEVKNVLALQAELGECPTWSVREQVLWCVDILAPAIHRFDPRSGALETFPQQEEVGCIGLREQGGLIAALRSGVWLLDEQGRPERKIADNPGEAAKSRFNDGRVDPWGNFWCGSLWEPQDKNGGLLCRVTPSLSLEVKARDIMISNGVAFSPDRRWMYHSDTPNEVLYRYPLDEKGEPGAREIFRQFDAAGGLPDGAAVDSEGFYWSAQFDGGRVVRIDPASAEIVDEIALPVRWPTMVAFGGPDLKTLYITSSREDRTEEELARYPQSGDIFAVEVEVAGIAEPCFPG, from the coding sequence ATGAAGCCCGAAGTCAAAAATGTACTGGCGCTGCAGGCGGAGCTGGGGGAGTGCCCCACCTGGTCGGTGCGCGAACAGGTGCTGTGGTGCGTGGATATCCTGGCGCCCGCGATTCACCGCTTCGATCCGCGCAGCGGCGCGCTGGAGACTTTTCCGCAGCAGGAAGAGGTGGGCTGTATCGGCCTGCGTGAGCAGGGCGGGCTGATTGCGGCGCTGCGCAGCGGCGTCTGGCTGCTGGATGAGCAGGGCAGGCCAGAGCGTAAGATTGCCGACAATCCGGGCGAAGCGGCAAAAAGCCGCTTTAACGACGGGCGCGTCGATCCCTGGGGTAATTTCTGGTGCGGCAGCCTGTGGGAGCCGCAGGATAAGAATGGTGGGCTGCTGTGCCGCGTCACGCCCTCGCTGTCGCTGGAGGTAAAAGCGCGCGACATCATGATCTCCAATGGCGTCGCCTTTTCACCTGACCGCCGCTGGATGTACCACAGCGATACGCCGAATGAAGTGCTCTACCGCTATCCGCTGGATGAAAAGGGCGAGCCGGGCGCGCGGGAAATCTTCCGCCAGTTTGACGCCGCAGGCGGTTTGCCGGACGGCGCCGCTGTCGACAGCGAAGGTTTTTACTGGTCAGCACAGTTTGACGGCGGACGTGTGGTGCGCATCGATCCCGCCAGCGCGGAAATTGTTGATGAGATTGCGCTGCCGGTGCGCTGGCCGACCATGGTCGCCTTTGGCGGTCCCGATCTGAAAACGCTCTATATCACCAGCTCGCGTGAGGATCGCACCGAGGAGGAGCTGGCGCGCTATCCGCAGTCGGGCGATATTTTTGCCGTAGAGGTGGAGGTAGCGGGGATCGCCGAGCCCTGTTTTCCAGGCTAA
- a CDS encoding GNAT family N-acetyltransferase, whose product MQLITPRLTLTTLKPEDWLLFRAVHEDAATMTWVSEIPDEADLRQRFSERLAPWQVSSFHMLCVVARLRDSGEPIGLFGCSPEWQPYRQAEVGYMLLHRFCGKGYGSEALAALSDFLLTAGFHKLKAMVVEGNVASRRILEKNGYELEGTLRDNYLLNGEWVNDWVFGRLNPEN is encoded by the coding sequence ATGCAGTTAATCACGCCGCGCCTTACCCTCACCACCCTAAAGCCCGAAGACTGGCTGCTGTTTCGCGCCGTGCATGAAGACGCGGCCACCATGACCTGGGTTAGCGAAATACCTGACGAGGCGGATTTGCGCCAGCGCTTCAGCGAGCGTCTGGCGCCCTGGCAGGTCAGCAGTTTTCATATGCTGTGCGTGGTGGCGCGCCTGCGCGACAGCGGCGAACCGATCGGCCTGTTCGGCTGCAGCCCGGAGTGGCAGCCTTATCGCCAGGCAGAGGTCGGCTATATGCTGCTGCATCGATTCTGCGGCAAGGGATACGGCAGTGAGGCGCTGGCCGCGCTGAGCGACTTCCTGCTGACGGCAGGTTTCCATAAGCTCAAGGCGATGGTGGTAGAAGGAAATGTGGCATCGCGCCGTATTCTGGAGAAGAATGGCTATGAGCTTGAGGGTACTTTGCGGGATAATTATCTGCTAAATGGCGAATGGGTGAACGATTGGGTGTTTGGTCGCCTGAATCCGGAAAATTAA
- a CDS encoding sensor histidine kinase, with protein MLLAVFDRAALMLICLFFLTRTQLFRQLLQKDEHAPLEKAAVIAIFSLFALFSTWSGIHVDGSLLNVRVIAVMAGGILFGPWVGITTGVIAGLHRFLIDIHGVTSVPCLITSIIAGCVAGAINRRVPKAQRWRVGIIGGMLCESLTMLLIVLWAKPISLGLAIVSEIALPMILGASSIGLIVLLVQSVEGEKEAIAARQAKLALDIANKTLPLFRDVNSDSLRRICAIICNDINADAVAITNKTHILAYVGYGEQNYQNGDDGISPTTAQAMATGKIIIKNNDEAHRTRDIHSMIVIPLREQGRVTGTLKIYYRRAHRITGSLKEMAIGLSQLISTQLEVSRAEQLREMANKAELRALQSKINPHFLFNALNAINSSIRLNPDTARQLVINLSRYLRYNLELNDDETIDIKRELWQVKDYIAIEQARFGDKLSMIYDIDEDLHFSLPSLLIQPLVENAIVHGIQPCRGKGVVTLSVKAYGDRVRIAVRDTGPGISDEVMRRVANNEMPGNKIGLLNVHHRVKLLTGQGLEITRLQPGTEIAFTLSKSGQLLTEPPPAVAESV; from the coding sequence ATGCTGCTGGCGGTGTTTGACCGCGCCGCCCTGATGCTGATCTGCCTTTTCTTCCTGACCCGAACCCAGCTTTTCCGCCAGCTGCTGCAAAAAGATGAACATGCGCCGCTGGAGAAAGCCGCCGTTATCGCCATTTTCTCGCTGTTTGCCCTCTTCAGCACCTGGTCGGGCATTCACGTCGACGGCTCGCTGCTGAACGTGCGGGTGATCGCGGTGATGGCCGGCGGCATTCTGTTCGGTCCCTGGGTCGGCATCACCACCGGCGTTATCGCCGGCCTGCACCGCTTTCTTATCGATATCCACGGCGTCACCTCGGTGCCCTGCCTGATTACCAGCATTATCGCGGGCTGCGTGGCCGGTGCCATCAACCGCCGCGTGCCGAAAGCGCAGCGCTGGCGCGTCGGCATCATCGGCGGCATGCTGTGCGAGAGCCTTACCATGCTGCTGATTGTGCTGTGGGCAAAGCCGATCTCCCTTGGGCTGGCGATTGTGTCGGAGATTGCGCTGCCGATGATCCTCGGCGCCTCAAGCATCGGTCTGATTGTGCTGCTGGTGCAGAGCGTCGAAGGCGAGAAAGAGGCGATTGCGGCGCGTCAGGCCAAGCTGGCGCTGGATATTGCCAACAAAACGCTGCCGCTGTTCCGCGACGTCAACAGCGACTCGCTGCGCCGCATCTGCGCAATTATCTGTAACGATATCAACGCTGACGCCGTTGCCATTACCAATAAAACCCATATTCTCGCCTACGTCGGCTACGGCGAGCAGAACTACCAGAACGGCGACGACGGCATCAGCCCCACCACCGCGCAGGCGATGGCCACGGGAAAAATCATCATTAAAAACAACGATGAGGCGCATCGCACCCGGGATATTCACTCGATGATCGTTATTCCGCTACGGGAGCAAGGAAGGGTTACCGGCACCCTGAAGATTTACTACCGCCGCGCGCACCGCATTACCGGCTCGCTGAAAGAGATGGCGATCGGCCTGTCGCAGCTGATCTCAACCCAGCTTGAGGTGTCGCGCGCTGAGCAGCTGCGTGAAATGGCAAATAAAGCGGAACTGCGCGCGCTGCAGAGCAAAATTAATCCCCATTTTCTGTTTAACGCGCTAAACGCTATTAACTCCTCTATTCGCCTGAATCCCGATACGGCGCGGCAGCTGGTGATCAATCTCTCCCGTTATTTGCGCTACAACCTTGAGCTGAACGACGACGAGACGATCGATATCAAACGCGAGCTGTGGCAGGTAAAAGATTATATCGCCATCGAACAGGCGCGCTTCGGCGACAAACTGTCAATGATCTATGACATTGACGAAGATCTTCACTTCTCGCTGCCCAGCCTGCTGATCCAGCCGCTGGTGGAGAACGCCATCGTACACGGCATTCAGCCCTGCCGCGGCAAAGGCGTGGTGACGCTGAGCGTTAAGGCGTATGGCGACCGGGTGCGTATCGCCGTGCGCGATACCGGGCCGGGCATCAGCGACGAGGTGATGCGCCGCGTGGCGAATAATGAGATGCCGGGCAATAAGATCGGCCTGCTGAATGTGCATCACCGCGTCAAACTGCTGACCGGCCAGGGGCTCGAGATTACCCGGCTGCAGCCCGGCACCGAAATCGCCTTTACCCTGAGCAAGAGCGGACAGCTGCTGACCGAGCCGCCGCCTGCCGTCGCGGAGAGCGTGTAA
- a CDS encoding DMT family transporter, translating to MNLFLYLSVVIIWGTTWIAIYAQQAASGGSVGAAVFWRFIVASLVMLIALKALKRLRRLTARDHLFCLLQGCCVFGFNFICFYHAAAWINSGLESVIFSMAVLYNALNSWFFFRLRPSARLLPAIVLGIGGIIALFWQDLHSSEASVTLLWGMGLSALGTLGFSLGNMISLRHQRLQRDVLTTNSYAMLYGALAIALFTLLRGESLAPVWNLQWLGALGYLAIFGSVIGFGAYFTLVGRIGASQAAYSTLLFPLVALALSTLYEGYQWHAGALLGLTMILAGNLVMFARLPAFRRRVTA from the coding sequence ATGAATCTGTTTTTGTATCTTTCCGTGGTGATTATTTGGGGCACAACCTGGATTGCGATCTATGCGCAGCAGGCGGCAAGCGGCGGCAGCGTCGGCGCAGCGGTATTCTGGCGGTTTATCGTGGCGTCGCTGGTGATGCTGATTGCCTTAAAAGCGTTGAAACGTCTGCGCAGGCTGACGGCGCGCGATCACCTGTTTTGCCTGCTTCAGGGCTGCTGCGTCTTTGGCTTCAACTTTATCTGCTTTTATCACGCTGCCGCCTGGATCAACAGCGGGCTGGAGTCGGTGATTTTTTCTATGGCGGTACTCTATAACGCCCTGAACAGCTGGTTTTTCTTTCGGCTGCGCCCCTCGGCCCGACTGTTGCCCGCTATCGTGCTGGGTATCGGCGGCATTATCGCCCTGTTCTGGCAGGATCTGCACAGCAGCGAAGCCTCCGTCACGCTGCTGTGGGGCATGGGTCTGAGCGCCCTGGGCACGCTGGGGTTTTCGCTGGGCAATATGATCAGCCTGCGCCATCAGCGTCTGCAACGGGATGTGCTGACCACCAACAGCTATGCCATGCTCTACGGTGCGCTGGCCATCGCCCTGTTCACTCTTCTACGGGGGGAATCACTCGCTCCGGTCTGGAACCTGCAATGGCTTGGCGCGCTCGGTTATCTGGCTATATTCGGCTCCGTCATTGGCTTTGGTGCCTACTTCACGCTGGTGGGACGCATCGGCGCCAGTCAGGCAGCCTACAGCACGCTGCTGTTTCCGCTGGTGGCGCTGGCGTTATCTACGCTTTATGAAGGGTATCAGTGGCACGCCGGGGCGCTGCTGGGATTAACCATGATCCTGGCGGGAAATCTGGTGATGTTTGCTCGCTTGCCTGCCTTCAGGCGGCGCGTGACGGCATAA
- a CDS encoding universal stress protein produces the protein MKTLLMAVDNSPVAQKVIATAIDEALAHKAQVVVLCCVDPAYSSCNQPIEITAGEDPEDFAVAKDEQNTAELVVRHALAPLLRAGVDARGLIVAGEAADTIVAQSQQLNAQMIIMGRRHLSSFNRLLKGSVSAAVIERAHCPVLIDVRKD, from the coding sequence ATGAAAACACTGCTGATGGCTGTTGATAATTCGCCGGTTGCCCAAAAGGTGATTGCGACGGCAATTGATGAGGCACTAGCGCACAAGGCGCAGGTTGTGGTGCTGTGCTGCGTCGATCCTGCTTACTCCTCCTGTAATCAGCCGATCGAGATTACCGCTGGCGAAGATCCAGAAGATTTTGCCGTGGCAAAAGATGAACAGAATACCGCCGAGCTGGTGGTGCGACACGCGCTGGCGCCGCTGCTGCGCGCCGGCGTCGACGCGCGCGGGCTAATCGTCGCGGGTGAAGCGGCGGATACCATCGTCGCCCAGTCGCAGCAGCTTAACGCGCAGATGATCATTATGGGGCGTCGCCATCTCTCCTCTTTTAATCGCCTGCTGAAGGGCTCGGTAAGCGCGGCGGTGATCGAGCGCGCCCACTGCCCGGTATTAATCGACGTTCGAAAGGATTGA
- a CDS encoding IclR family transcriptional regulator, producing MAKLPSSREDEKSGGIQVIARAAKILNALGEHPGGMSLGEIAQAVDLPRSTVQRIVAALDNAQLVRSSGAGGLRLGPALLKLISSVHTDVVDLMRPKLEALCAATNETVSLSRASGTQLTIIHHVVASRELRVVPRMGLNLPLYSTSGGRALLALECDEDVRVIVGEAWRELTDKTVKTLPQLMALIHEVRKTGISYDRGETLEGISTMAVALDTLFGRFSVSLLVPTSRFQKNEEAYREEMLRCKEALIREIGKTAAVEG from the coding sequence ATGGCAAAACTTCCATCCAGCCGCGAGGATGAAAAATCGGGCGGTATCCAGGTCATCGCCCGCGCGGCAAAAATTCTTAACGCGCTGGGAGAACATCCCGGCGGCATGAGCCTGGGCGAAATCGCGCAGGCGGTGGATCTGCCGCGCTCCACGGTGCAGCGCATCGTCGCCGCGCTCGACAACGCCCAGCTGGTGCGCAGCAGCGGCGCAGGCGGTTTGCGGCTCGGCCCGGCGCTGCTGAAACTGATCTCCAGCGTGCATACCGACGTCGTCGATCTGATGCGGCCCAAGCTGGAGGCGCTCTGCGCGGCAACCAATGAAACCGTTTCGCTGTCGCGCGCCAGCGGCACGCAGCTGACTATCATTCACCACGTCGTAGCGTCGCGCGAACTGCGCGTGGTGCCGCGCATGGGGCTGAACCTGCCGCTCTACAGTACCTCGGGCGGCCGCGCGCTGCTGGCACTGGAGTGCGACGAGGATGTGCGGGTTATAGTTGGCGAAGCCTGGCGCGAGCTAACGGATAAAACGGTCAAAACGCTGCCGCAGCTGATGGCGCTGATCCATGAGGTGCGTAAAACCGGCATCTCTTACGATCGCGGCGAAACGCTTGAAGGCATCTCCACCATGGCGGTGGCGCTGGATACGCTGTTCGGCCGCTTCTCTGTCTCTCTGCTGGTGCCTACGTCGCGTTTTCAAAAAAATGAAGAGGCATACCGTGAAGAGATGCTCAGGTGCAAAGAGGCGCTGATACGTGAAATCGGCAAAACCGCCGCTGTTGAAGGATAA
- a CDS encoding HlyD family secretion protein, whose product MRALVMRKTVLLSLLLLVLLAIAFFIWSAMTDNDHRTTDAYVNADYTLVAPKVSGYIAEVKVQDNQQVKAGEVLATLDDRDYRVALESAEADLQVSQAKLLSSQAQLEQQQSAIEQSKATLAASQATAQYAGQNADRYNRLYKSGIIAADDQQKASSTQRSAAATVRQSQAALASAIKETGVLQAAVRQAQADVAAAQASVDQARLNLSYTRIVAPVDGMVGQRAARVGAYVSAGTRLLAVVPLQQTYVTANYLETQLSDVRPGQRVQIAIDALPGKHFTGHVDSIAPATGATFSAISPDNATGNYTKVVQRLPVKIVLDTNQPDLSQLRVGMSAIPEIEAE is encoded by the coding sequence ATGCGTGCTTTAGTAATGAGAAAAACCGTGCTGCTGAGCCTGCTGCTGCTGGTGCTGCTGGCCATCGCGTTTTTTATCTGGTCAGCCATGACCGACAACGATCACCGCACCACCGACGCTTACGTCAACGCCGACTACACGCTGGTGGCGCCCAAGGTTTCGGGCTATATCGCCGAGGTGAAGGTGCAGGATAACCAGCAGGTGAAAGCGGGTGAGGTGCTGGCGACGCTGGACGATCGCGACTATCGCGTGGCGCTGGAGAGCGCCGAGGCGGATCTGCAGGTCAGCCAGGCGAAACTGCTCAGCAGCCAGGCGCAGCTTGAGCAGCAGCAGTCGGCTATCGAGCAGTCAAAGGCGACCCTGGCGGCCAGCCAGGCGACCGCGCAGTATGCCGGCCAGAACGCTGACCGCTATAACCGACTCTATAAAAGCGGCATTATCGCCGCAGACGACCAGCAAAAGGCCAGCTCAACCCAGCGCTCCGCCGCGGCAACGGTGCGCCAGAGCCAGGCTGCGTTGGCTTCCGCGATAAAAGAGACCGGCGTGCTGCAGGCGGCGGTGCGTCAGGCGCAGGCGGATGTGGCGGCGGCGCAGGCAAGTGTGGATCAGGCGCGCCTGAATCTCTCCTATACGCGCATCGTCGCGCCGGTGGACGGCATGGTGGGCCAGCGCGCGGCGCGCGTCGGCGCATACGTCTCCGCCGGGACGCGGCTGCTGGCGGTGGTGCCGCTGCAGCAGACCTATGTCACGGCGAACTATCTTGAGACGCAGCTCAGCGACGTGCGTCCAGGACAGCGGGTGCAGATCGCCATCGATGCGCTGCCGGGCAAACATTTCACCGGCCATGTCGACAGCATCGCCCCGGCGACCGGCGCAACGTTTTCAGCAATTTCACCCGATAATGCGACTGGTAACTATACTAAGGTCGTCCAGCGCCTCCCGGTCAAAATCGTGCTGGATACGAACCAGCCTGACCTCTCGCAGTTAAGGGTTGGAATGTCGGCGATCCCGGAGATTGAAGCAGAGTAA
- the alaC gene encoding alanine transaminase has translation MADNSTPRRFSRIDRLPPYVFNITAELKMAARRRGEDIIDLSMGNPDGPTPPHIVEKLCQVAQREDTHGYSTSRGIPRLRRAISRWYAERYQVEIDPESEAIVTIGSKEGLAHLMLATLDHGDTVLVPNPSYPIHIYGAVIAGAQVRSVPLVAGVDFFAELERAIRESYPKPKMMILGFPSNPTAQCVELDFFERVIALAKQYNVLVVHDLAYADIVYDGWKAPSIMQVPGARDVAVEFFTLSKSYNMAGWRIGFMVGNKELVAALARIKSYHDYGTFTPLQVAAIAALEGDQQCVRDIAEQYKRRRDVLVKGLHEAGWMVENPRASMYVWAKIPDRYADLGSLEFAKKLLQEAKVCVSPGIGFGEYGDTHVRFALIENSDRIRQAVRGIKAMFRADGILPGSVKAVEEAE, from the coding sequence ATGGCTGACAACAGCACACCCCGTCGTTTCTCGCGTATCGATCGCCTTCCCCCCTATGTGTTTAACATTACCGCTGAGTTGAAGATGGCTGCGCGTCGGCGCGGCGAAGATATCATCGACCTCTCGATGGGGAATCCCGACGGCCCGACGCCGCCGCATATCGTGGAAAAACTCTGCCAGGTGGCGCAGCGCGAAGATACGCACGGCTACTCCACCTCGCGCGGCATTCCGCGCCTGCGCCGCGCCATTTCGCGCTGGTACGCCGAGCGCTATCAGGTCGAGATCGATCCTGAGTCGGAAGCTATCGTCACCATCGGCTCGAAAGAGGGGCTGGCGCACCTGATGCTGGCGACGCTCGATCACGGCGATACGGTGCTGGTGCCGAACCCCAGCTACCCGATTCATATCTACGGCGCGGTGATCGCCGGCGCGCAGGTGCGTTCGGTGCCGCTGGTGGCGGGCGTCGATTTCTTCGCCGAGCTGGAGCGGGCCATCCGCGAAAGCTATCCAAAGCCAAAAATGATGATCCTCGGCTTTCCCTCTAACCCTACTGCGCAGTGCGTCGAACTGGACTTTTTCGAGCGGGTTATCGCGCTGGCGAAACAGTACAACGTGCTGGTGGTTCACGATCTCGCCTACGCCGATATCGTCTATGACGGCTGGAAAGCGCCTTCGATTATGCAGGTGCCCGGCGCCCGCGACGTGGCGGTGGAGTTTTTCACGCTGTCAAAAAGCTACAATATGGCGGGCTGGCGCATCGGTTTTATGGTGGGCAACAAAGAGCTGGTCGCCGCGCTGGCACGCATCAAGAGCTATCACGACTACGGCACCTTTACGCCGCTGCAGGTGGCGGCTATCGCCGCGCTGGAGGGCGATCAGCAGTGCGTGCGCGACATCGCCGAGCAGTACAAGCGTCGTCGCGATGTGCTGGTGAAAGGGCTGCATGAGGCGGGCTGGATGGTGGAAAATCCCAGGGCCTCAATGTACGTCTGGGCAAAAATCCCCGATCGCTACGCCGATCTCGGCTCGCTGGAGTTCGCCAAAAAGCTGCTGCAGGAGGCGAAGGTTTGCGTCTCGCCCGGCATCGGCTTCGGCGAGTATGGCGATACCCACGTGCGTTTCGCGCTGATTGAAAACAGCGATCGTATCCGACAGGCGGTGCGGGGGATTAAAGCGATGTTTCGCGCGGACGGCATCTTGCCGGGCAGCGTAAAAGCAGTAGAAGAAGCGGAGTAA